One Aegilops tauschii subsp. strangulata cultivar AL8/78 chromosome 2, Aet v6.0, whole genome shotgun sequence genomic window, ctttgctgcatcaccctttcctcttcaagggaaaaccaacgcagtgctcaaaaggtagcatatcacatcacaacatgccctgcaaaaacaagttagacgtcctctactttgttgttgcaagttttacgtggctgctacgggctttagcaagaaccgttcttacctacgcatcaaaaccacaacgatttttcgtcaagtgtgttgttttaaccttcaacaaggaccgggcgtagtcaaactcgattcaactaaagttggagaaacagacacccactagccacctgtgtgcgaagcacggcggtacaaccagtctcatgaacacggtcatgtaatgtcggtctggactgcttcatccaacaataccaccgaatcaaagtatgacatgctggtaagcagtatgactattatcgcccacaactctttgtgttctactcgtgcatataacatctatgcatagacctggctcggatgccactgctggggaatgcagtaatttaaaaaaaatcctacgcacacgcaagatccatctaggtgatgcatagcaacgagaggggagagtgttgtctacgtacccacgtagaccgaaagcggaagtgttatgacaacgcggttgatgtagtcgtgcgtcttcatgatccgaccgatcctagtaccgaaagtacggcacctccgcgatctgcacacgttcagctcggtgacgtcccacgaactcttgatccagctgagtgtcgagggagagcttcgtcagcacgacagcgtgatgacggtgatgatgaagttaccagcacagggcttcacctaagcactacgatgatatgaccgaggtggattatggtggagggggcaccgcacacggctaagacagtTGTCTGCTGTGTcatagggtgcccccctgcccccgtatataaaggagcaagggggtagggcgcgccaaggagggcaggaatcctcctcctagtaggagtaggattcctcctttcctagtcctactaggagggggaaggaaggagtgggagaggggaaggaaaggggggcgccacccctcctcctagtccaattcggactcaagggggagggggcgcgcgtcctgccctggcagcccctctctctctccactaaggcccatctaggcCCACTAGTTCCCCGCGAGGGGGggtggttccggtaaccctcAGGCActgtatatcaatctttatgtctcgactatttctagacacctcgtcatgtccgtgatcatatccgggactccgaactaacTTCGGTACATcgaaacacataaactcataataccgatcatcaccgaacgttaagcgtgcggaccctacggtttcgagaactatgtagacatgaccgagacacgtctccggtcaataaccaacagcggaacctggatgtacatattggctcccacatattctacgaagatctttatcagtcaaaccgcataacaacatatgttgttccctttgtcatcggtatgttacttgcccgagattcgatcgtcggtatctcaatacctagttcaatctcgttaccggcaagtctctttactcgttccgtaatgcatcatcccgcaactaactcattagtcacattgcttgcaaggcttatagtgatgtgcattaccgagagggacagagatacctctccgacaatcggagtgacaaatcctaatctcaatttatgccaactcaacaaacaccatcggagacacctgtagagcacctttataatcacccagttacgttgtgacgtttggtagcacactaagtgttcctccggtattcgggagttgcataatctcatagtcataggaacatgtataagtcatgaagaaagcagtagcaaataaactaaacgatcaagtgctaggctaacggaatgggtcaagtcaatcatatcattctctaatgatgtgatcccgttaatcaaatgacaactcatgtctaaggctaggaaacttaaccatctttgattcaacgagctagtcaagtagaggcatacaagtgacactctgtttgtctatgtattcacacatgtactaagtttccggttaatacaattctagcatgaataataaacatttatcatgatataagaaaatataaataacaactttattattgcctctagggcatatttccttcacaatcTCCAAGTCAAATATACTCCTTAAGCATAGTGGCAGAAGGCAAAATAGGCAAATTCCCATGGGAGCATGCAAACATCCATGTATTTGTAATCAATACGATGATGAATGAAATACAGAGTTCACATAATTATTTCTATGTTTGTCATTGTATTTTGTTTTCAAAACACATtgcacacgtgcatatgagttttccacgagcatagaatataaactcttaatatgaacatacaaacataATAATAAAATATCATTGCCTCTAGTGCATATTTTCAACACCCAAAGCTTCCAGGGCCTTTTATCGttcagaaaaaatcatcaaaaagtttcatcgtgtttggaTTACCGTAGGTATGGATTTTCTGAAAAACCAAAAGCGTGCGAAAACACctgaactgacactgggcactaaattaatatgttagtccataaaaataatataaaagtcaTATAAAACATAAAaagtgataatataatagcatttagcaataaaaaattatagatagattggagacgtatcatatttCCATGATAGCAATCTAGATATATTTTCTTATAGAAGTTTAAGTACATGCTTTCTACTACCTCTTATGAGCTTACAATGCCTATCTACTTTATCTCAACCCAAATCCTTTTAATTTTGACCAAGTTATGGAGAAGATACTACTGACAGTTTGTTAGTGGGTGAGCTAGTTACTACATCTGTTTCGAAATAGAACCATCTAGAAAGCATATATTTAAACATTAATAACTTTAAGTAGGTCAAAGCTTTTGGAAATGCATCAAATTGATTAACTTTTAAATAACTCTATAAAAAGTTCTTATAAATGCGCTTCTAAATGCCTAGTTGGATATGCATCCAGTTGATTAACTTTTAAATAACCCTACAAAAGGTTCTCATAAATGCACTTCTAAATGCTTAGTTGGATAAGTATCCAATTAATATTTGCTTCTTACAACGATGTCTATTTAACCACCCCTATCTCGCTTGTTTTTCATCCACTCACATCACCGATTCAAACAAAGTCCCACATAACTATCTCAAGATCTAAAATCCCATTAAGCAATCCAATAGCCATGAGGACATCAAGCTTCCTGCTCATCGTCGCTGCCGCATTCCTCTACGCCATCGCCTCACCCGCCACGGGTTGTGGGGAATGGATGGGCAACCAATTACGGAACACAACATTAGAGAATGGATTGGAACCAATCGGAAACATCAACGACCAACGCATCCAGGTGCTCGGCAATTGGGTGGTGTTGGAGTTCGGAAAGTACACAAATTGTGTGCTCGAGTTCAACAAGGTGGTGAGTGGCAGACAACAACATGCATTTTTATTGTACTACGAACTCATCATCGATGCATCGGACGTCCGCGGGGTAGACGGCAAGTACAAGGCAAGGGTGCTCGTGCAGGAGGGGATTCACAGACCCTATCTCCTCTCCTTTGCCAAGGTGAACTAGGTGGGTGGCAGTAACAACAGTAGTTATAATTGTGATGTTGCAAATATGTTTGCTGGGTTTCTAATTGAATAATAAATATTCCTGTTGCATTGCCATGCATTTTGGAACATATCAAATTGCATTAAAAAATCTGCAACTTGACTATGATAAGACCAGATGTTTTTTTTTACAGGACAACATGATTAAGCTTTCCCATATAAATTTGCAGGTAGCATTTGCGTGCGACAATGAACACATATGTTATCTTTTTTTTTTGAATGACCATGACAAAATACATTTTTGGCGTGTACTCCCTGAGCCAAAAGCAATACCTGTGAAAGATGATCTTGtattgtgggacggagggagtataactttagcgttgttagttgcaaaAAAGTAACAAGTCTGATTAGTTGTTGGATCACCAGCATACTGGAATAACAAAAAGGTACCATTCGCAGATCAATACCGCATACTATATGTCATCACCCATGGCGCACCTAGGCCAAATCACCATCTACCAATGCAAAGATAATTTTATCCCAAGCTTTATACCTAGCTAAATAGGAGATCACGTGGGGAGAAGAACGCCAATATGAACAGACGGCGCGGAAGCGGCCGTAATCTAGCAGGTCGTCTAGGTCTCCGGTCAAGCACCCGCCATCCGACAAGGCGCACCAAATCTTCGTGCAGGGTCGCCCATGGAGGAGTGTGGTCGGAGCTAGTTGTGGCGAAGGGCTCTCGCGACTCGCCAACGACAGCATTGATTGTATCTGACGCAAATATTTTAGATTGATCTGGGTTTTTTTCTCTCATTGATTTTGAGAAGGCTAGATCGATCTGATTATTACACCTGAGTAAGGAACTTGCGTCCTCGGGGGATCAGTGAATCAAGTGGAATCAACTCGGCCACGAGCCCACCACTCGAACTGTCCCTGCGTAACAATTTGTCGTGCCAGGCCGGCTGCCAAAACATGCTTTTTTTGGTCTGATTAAAATTTAGTCACACATCAATTTGGGTTTTCTAAAATGGAAAAACACTCCTATGATAGGGTGTGGCTAGGTCTAGTCGACTAAGACTTAATCAAGTGTCAGTCCAGTGACATGGTATATAAAAAAAACTAAAAAGATTTTTTTTGGTATGAATCTCCATGCAAGATCAAAGGAATATAGCATCAACTGAGCCATAATGGAGTCTCAGTCGACTAAGACTCAGCAAAACCATTTGTGGTAAGTACGATTTTAAAAATTGGTAGTTTTTTTTCCAGATGAACAGGGAGGCAACCTCCCCGGCTCCATTTCTCATTGAAAAACGAAACCAGCATGATACAAGATCTCAGCCTAAGGCTGCCAAGAATTACAAAGAGATTAAAGACTAAAAAAGTAAAAGCTACGATCTACATAGTGGTGCTCAAACAGACTAATTTCCACCGAACACAGCAAGGTGTGTTGCACGCAGGCAAGCAAAAGGATTACAGAGCAATAGTTCATCCCAAAAGACATGGGTGCAAGACCACCTAGAAGAGTCGGGCTTCTGAACGCCAGCTACAGATCCTCCCCAGATGCACAGTCAGCGTAATTGGAAACCAGACTGAGGCTTGAAGGTGGAATCACCTGAGAGGATTCTAGTACACAGTCCACCACAGATCATGAGCTGAGATGGCTAAAGACAATGCAAGAGGGGCCACTGGAAGAACCAAGGTCGGCATTGCATGATCCTGTCGGGAACAAGACAAGTAAGGGGGAACCACCCGACGACGAGGACACCTAAAGACGGCCCAACAGCCCCACCTTGTCAGGACCTGCGCAGCTGCAGGCACCTCGGGCATGCTTGGGCCGGGCGAGACAGTCACCGACGCCTGGCCATTACCACATCGCGATGCCGCCGTGCACAACCCAGACAGTTGCAGCCATGAACTAGGCCAGGAGGCCCCGTCGAGTTCCAGTTCAAAGACGAGGCGAGCTCCATGACGGCGACCATCCGGGCCCAGGCGAGGTGCTGCGCTGACCCTCAGGCCGCGAGCACCTCCGCTCGAGGCGGCCAAACAGATGACAGCGGCCATGAACCAGGCAGGAGGGCTCCGTCATGGCCTAGATCTAGGCCGAGGCGAGCTCCGTGGCGGCGAGCTTCCAGGCCGATGCGAGGGCTGCGCCGGCCCTCCAGGCCGCCAGCACCTCCGCCCGAGACGGCCAAACAGAGGCGCGACGGGGAATTTCCACCGGCAGCAATCTACCTAGGGTTATGGGGAGAGGGGAGGGGAAGGAGCAGGAGCTGAGAgatcgccccgccgccgccaccccacGCCGGATATTTGCTCGGCAGGGACGACCGGCAGCGGCGAGGGGGAGGGGCAGAAGGACGCACCGGCAGCGGGGGGATTACGAACCGCCCGAGTCGCCCCCGGGACGACGCGGGGGCTGAGGGGGATCAATGTAAAATCGGTAGTTCTTGGGAACCCTTACATGTAAAGTTGTAATTTTGTGCTATTTACTTGCTTGCGAGAGTTAACTTATGGCTCTAAAATTTGTAGAAGGATGATTCGCATGTTGTGCATATATAGTTATATACTAATAACAACATTATTTTGAAACACTATTTGTCATATATCAAGATCGAGTGTATGTTGGATCATCAGGGGAAGTACTAAAATGAACAAAGGATATACACCTGTGTATATATAAGAAGAATCAGGGTATTACAATTCCAATTTAATTGGCTCCATGCATATTTCCACCCATGGTACACCTAGCCTAGATATGCCATGAATTATTGTTGGCAATGAAATGGTTATTATTCGACCTGGCTGGTCTGATTATTCTACCACCTGTGTTCCTGCATGCATATATAGGAGGGGAATCATTAACACGCCAACTAAGTTGTCTGAACTACGACTCAAAAAAAATTGTGTGAACTAAATAAGTTTGGGTGGATGCAACAAGTAGCTCACCACTTAGAAACACAACGACAGATATTGCACATATGGTCAATGAGGCTACAAGTACAGCACTCCATGCTACAACCATGTTCTTCACATCCCCCAACTCTTGATGACCAGGTATCGCTGCTGAGGTGGTATTGCAAAATATATTTAGCAAAGATGCGATCTGCAAATGCAATGGTATCACCCGTGATGGCAGGCACCGCCGAGAAACTAAAACTCGGGTTCCTTTTAGTATCAATCAAAAGAGCATTTCCTCCGATGCTTTTTACTGGGATAAACATTCCTTGGGCAAGATCTGCTAATCTGTAAATGAGCATCGTCTGTGTAGCTTCTCTATTGCCCAACACCAGGATCTCAGAGTCGCATTCTACCAGCTCTGGCGTGGGGAACTTATCCGCCGGACATGTGGCAACCAACTTGGGTGACAACAAGGAAGACGAAGGTAAACCCGATGTCGTTGAATGCTCTTGCCAAGGTGGGTTGATCCGGAAAATATTTAGTTCCGAGCTAGATCTCTGCTCCTGCAACATGTAAAGTTTTCCTTTGAATGATAATGGGCTCGCATGTGGGTAGAAGGGTAAGGCAGATACACTCCACCGCTTGTGCCTTGTGCTAGCAAGGAGTATGAACGGTGTATTCTGGAACGCGATCATGACCCAGACGACTCCATCCGGACTCGTGCTCACAGCCGCAAACGCATTGGTCGGTAACGAGAGTGGTCGCAAGATTTCTGGGAGAGTTATGTCTACTGGCATAGTTATGTTTTCCGGGAGTTCCACAACGTCACCCGTGAAAGGGTGGAGGAGGCATACACTGTTGCCGTATTGCTGCCCTCGCACGATGACGAACAGGCCCTCGGCTGAGGAGAGGACGAAGTGGTCTCTGAGAAGCGGAAGTCGAGGGCGGACGAAAGCTCCGCTGGACAGGTTGAAGAAACGTTTTTTG contains:
- the LOC109768356 gene encoding cysteine proteinase inhibitor 8-like: MRTSSFLLIVAAAFLYAIASPATGCGEWMGNQLRNTTLENGLEPIGNINDQRIQVLGNWVVLEFGKYTNCVLEFNKVVSGRQQHAFLLYYELIIDASDVRGVDGKYKARVLVQEGIHRPYLLSFAKVN